CTGCGACGGCTTGCGGGTGACGTCGCTGCCGTCGAACAGGATCCGGCCGGCGGTGGGCCGGCGTTCCCCCGTCAGGCAGTGGAAGGTGGTGGTCTTGCCGGCGCCGTTGGGGCCGATGATGGTGTGGATGGTGCCGCGGCGGATCCTGAGGTCGACCCCGTCCACCGCCTTGAAGGCGCCATAGGCGAGTTCCAGCCCGGAGGTCTCCAGGATCACGTCGCCGGTCTGCCGATTGGTACTCATGCCTCGGGCCCTCCGCGCCGCTCGCGCAGTTTTGCGACCACGCTTTCGATGCCGCCCCAGAGACCGCCGCGCATGAAGATCACCACGCCGATCAGCGCGATGCCGAGCAGCATCAGCCAGCGCGGCCAGATCGCCGACAGCCAGTCGCCCAGCAGCACGATCGCGGTCGAGCCCAGCAGCGAGCCGAGCAGAGAGCCGGTGCCGCCGATGATGGTCATGATCAGGATGTTTTCCGACATCGGCAGTTCGATGTTCGAGAGCGGCGCGAAATGCAGGAGCATGGCGTAGAGCGCGCCGGCGATGCCGGTGATGGCGCCCGAAAGCGTGAAGGCCAGGATCTTGAACTGGCGGGTGTCGTAGCCGACCGCGGCCGCCCGGTCGGGGTTTTCGCGGATCGCGACCAGGGTGCTGCCGAAGGGCGAGCCGATGATCCGGCGCGCGGCCACGAACAGCAGCAGGAACAGGGCGGCGACGAAGATGTAGTACGAGACCGCCGGTTCCAGATCGGCGATGACCA
Above is a genomic segment from Tistrella mobilis containing:
- a CDS encoding branched-chain amino acid ABC transporter permease; translation: MQTTRSPAPSSGTSSSGTSSSLFGGITLAALAALIALPLILPSATLATEIVIFAMAALACNLLLGYTGLLSFGQAIFFGIGAYLSSLVMIHLGAGLIMALVVAAIAGALAAALVGALAIRRTGIYFVMLTLAFTQLAYFIAYTAADWTGGDNGLLDVPRPPLALGGMVIADLEPAVSYYIFVAALFLLLFVAARRIIGSPFGSTLVAIRENPDRAAAVGYDTRQFKILAFTLSGAITGIAGALYAMLLHFAPLSNIELPMSENILIMTIIGGTGSLLGSLLGSTAIVLLGDWLSAIWPRWLMLLGIALIGVVIFMRGGLWGGIESVVAKLRERRGGPEA